The following are encoded in a window of Prevotella melaninogenica genomic DNA:
- a CDS encoding chromate transporter — protein MDKDNISSTPNTQHPSPKGFYWEAFKTFFKIGAFTLGGGYAMISIIQNEVVVKRKWIPEDQFVDLIAVAQSCPGVLAANISVFVGYKMRKTPGALVTCLGAILPSFLIILCIALFFHQFMDIPWVAAMFRGIRPAVVALIAVPTFTLAKSAKISLANCWIPIVTAIAIWLLGVNPVYAILAAGLGGFLYGKFIKPTE, from the coding sequence GTGGACAAAGATAACATTTCATCAACACCAAACACTCAACACCCATCACCCAAAGGCTTCTACTGGGAAGCTTTCAAAACCTTCTTTAAGATTGGAGCCTTCACACTTGGCGGTGGCTATGCTATGATTTCAATTATCCAAAATGAAGTCGTAGTGAAGAGAAAGTGGATTCCAGAAGACCAGTTTGTTGACCTGATAGCTGTTGCACAAAGCTGTCCTGGTGTCCTTGCTGCAAACATCAGTGTCTTTGTAGGATATAAGATGCGAAAGACACCGGGTGCACTCGTCACTTGTTTAGGTGCTATCCTCCCCTCATTCCTCATCATTCTTTGTATAGCTCTCTTCTTCCATCAGTTTATGGACATCCCATGGGTAGCAGCAATGTTCCGCGGAATACGCCCTGCAGTGGTTGCCTTGATAGCTGTACCAACCTTCACATTGGCTAAAAGTGCTAAAATATCATTGGCAAACTGTTGGATTCCTATTGTCACCGCCATTGCCATTTGGCTGTTAGGTGTCAATCCTGTTTACGCCATTCTTGCTGCAGGATTAGGTGGATTCCTTTATGGGAAGTTTATTAAACCAACGGAGTAA
- a CDS encoding chromate transporter, giving the protein MIFLELFYTFFIIGLFGFGGGYGMLSLIQTETVVNHHWLSSAEFTNIVAVSQMTPGPIGINSATYCGYTAVHNAGFGAGMAVLGSLTATIALVLPSLIIMILISKMFLKYMNTPVVQSVFAGLRPVVVGLLAAATLLLCNTENFSAPSINPWQFWISLFLFAATFIGTMWLKINPIRMICYAAFAGLILLY; this is encoded by the coding sequence ATGATATTCTTAGAACTTTTCTACACATTCTTTATCATCGGACTCTTTGGATTCGGTGGAGGATATGGAATGTTATCACTGATACAAACAGAAACGGTTGTGAACCATCATTGGCTTAGCTCTGCAGAGTTTACCAACATTGTTGCTGTATCACAGATGACGCCCGGACCTATTGGTATCAACTCTGCTACCTATTGCGGTTATACAGCTGTACATAATGCAGGCTTTGGCGCAGGAATGGCAGTATTGGGTAGTCTCACCGCGACCATAGCCCTTGTACTCCCCTCGTTGATAATAATGATTCTTATCAGTAAAATGTTCCTCAAGTATATGAACACACCTGTTGTGCAGTCAGTCTTTGCAGGTCTACGCCCAGTAGTAGTGGGTCTATTAGCAGCTGCCACCTTATTATTATGTAATACTGAGAACTTTTCTGCACCAAGTATTAACCCTTGGCAGTTTTGGATTAGCTTGTTCCTCTTTGCTGCAACCTTTATTGGTACGATGTGGTTGAAGATAAACCCTATCCGCATGATATGTTATGCTGCCTTTGCAGGACTGATACTGCTTTATTAA
- a CDS encoding DNA-binding protein: protein MISFKVKESILRVGPRKGQKAYSAVPKAANRFSSSWLVDRIVRETSLSEGDVRNVLITLKNITREVVTLGGSLDLGDIFSFRTVISSKMEANEKDVCADSLKHPHIVVTWKEPVRKALKDIQVDVDNPARKKPKDPKSPGPSPKEKEGGGPVAG from the coding sequence ATGATTAGTTTTAAAGTAAAAGAGAGCATTCTCCGAGTTGGTCCTAGAAAGGGACAAAAAGCCTATAGTGCTGTTCCTAAGGCTGCTAACAGATTTTCGTCTTCATGGCTTGTTGATCGGATCGTTCGTGAGACGTCGCTGAGTGAAGGTGATGTTAGAAATGTGCTTATCACGTTGAAGAACATTACGCGTGAGGTGGTTACGCTGGGTGGTTCGCTTGATTTGGGCGATATCTTTTCTTTCCGCACGGTGATTTCTTCTAAGATGGAGGCTAACGAAAAGGATGTCTGTGCCGACTCCCTGAAGCATCCACACATTGTGGTTACGTGGAAAGAACCTGTCCGTAAGGCGCTGAAAGATATTCAGGTGGATGTGGATAATCCTGCGAGGAAGAAACCGAAGGACCCCAAAAGCCCTGGTCCTTCTCCAAAAGAAAAGGAGGGTGGTGGACCAGTAGCTGGGTAA
- a CDS encoding carboxypeptidase-like regulatory domain-containing protein: protein MKRFLLCIAALSFYVNLHAKVVIIGQVTDETTSPIIGAVVKLVTQTTLITQTVTNNEGLFNLTMEESDGHKELIITYMGYTDYRVSLENTQRNTDLGKIQLTPSTQELKGVEVVGKREIQKIDRRIITPSKLQLKASTNGVMLIQNMQLAGIRVNTIDNTITTTTGDAVQLRINGVIAKIEEVKALRPQDIVKVEYHDMPGLRFNGAAAVLDFIVKYKNKGGNINGDLTNGLSMLGYGENLLSANYHKGRSEIKSSFYWNRRDLKWKRENYEEYHYPHQTIENREIGEPTKVKFDNMSFSLWYNYSFKKSSISAIFRDYYNKESNSMEDRISTLYRGTDVYHITDFRHGHDNTPSLDLYFQTELAHNQHLYFDLIGTYINSHSQRTYTLSSTTQPTQTIASITDGNKYSIIGEGIYERMFKDSKLSFGLKHTQMYTNNTYDGNIQSQVNMNTAETFAYTEWMSKLGKLTYTLGLGGMRIYNHQHDKKLSKFILRPKLSLAYQPCNNVTLKYQGYVSAYAPSLSDMSNVSQDIDVYQLRKGNPNLKSVTFVSNELSLNWGTKWCDLSLFGRYSYDSHPIMEETYIDNGKFVRTIDNQKNFHRLHTQMDIKLHPFGDWLSLQLTPFFNRYISNGHTYAHTLSNWGLNGNLLVMYKQWVFTAEVQTRYNELWGETLTKGEANHAISVGYNKDKWALNLIMASPFSKQYSNETDNLSRLAPNRQLAFSKSLRRILLLNFTFNLNYGKGKSSINKRISNSDNDTGIMYGR from the coding sequence ATGAAAAGATTTCTTCTGTGCATAGCAGCACTGAGTTTTTACGTTAACTTGCATGCAAAAGTTGTCATAATAGGGCAAGTTACTGACGAAACAACATCCCCTATCATTGGTGCCGTAGTCAAGTTGGTCACCCAAACAACGTTAATTACACAGACAGTAACCAACAATGAGGGTTTATTTAACCTTACAATGGAGGAGAGCGATGGGCACAAAGAACTCATCATAACCTATATGGGATATACTGATTATCGTGTATCTCTGGAGAACACACAAAGGAATACCGACCTTGGAAAGATTCAACTGACTCCTTCCACACAAGAGTTAAAAGGCGTAGAAGTGGTTGGGAAGCGTGAAATACAGAAGATTGACCGGCGTATTATCACCCCTTCAAAACTCCAGCTAAAGGCTTCTACTAACGGAGTTATGCTCATACAGAACATGCAATTAGCTGGTATTCGGGTCAATACAATTGATAATACCATCACGACGACGACTGGAGATGCAGTTCAATTACGCATTAATGGTGTCATAGCAAAGATAGAAGAAGTTAAAGCCCTACGCCCTCAAGACATTGTAAAGGTTGAATACCACGATATGCCCGGACTACGTTTTAATGGTGCAGCAGCCGTCCTCGACTTCATTGTGAAGTATAAGAATAAAGGTGGAAACATCAATGGTGACCTCACCAATGGGCTATCGATGTTAGGCTATGGAGAAAACCTTTTGTCTGCCAACTATCACAAAGGTAGATCCGAGATAAAGTCTTCTTTCTATTGGAATAGGCGTGATTTGAAGTGGAAAAGAGAGAACTACGAGGAGTACCACTACCCTCATCAGACCATAGAGAATAGAGAGATTGGTGAGCCAACAAAGGTTAAGTTCGATAATATGAGTTTCTCTCTGTGGTACAACTATTCATTTAAGAAGAGCAGTATTAGTGCTATCTTCCGTGATTACTACAATAAAGAATCTAACTCTATGGAGGATAGAATCAGTACGCTTTATCGTGGTACTGACGTTTACCACATCACCGACTTTAGGCATGGACACGATAACACACCCTCGTTAGATTTGTATTTTCAAACCGAGCTTGCCCATAACCAGCACTTGTACTTCGACCTAATTGGCACTTACATCAATAGCCATAGCCAGCGTACATACACCTTATCATCAACCACACAACCTACTCAGACGATTGCTTCCATTACTGATGGTAACAAGTACTCCATAATAGGTGAGGGCATTTATGAGCGCATGTTCAAGGATAGCAAACTGTCGTTTGGCTTGAAGCATACGCAGATGTACACTAATAACACGTATGATGGAAACATCCAAAGTCAGGTAAATATGAATACAGCGGAGACCTTCGCTTACACTGAATGGATGTCAAAACTGGGCAAGCTGACCTATACCCTCGGGTTGGGAGGGATGCGTATTTACAACCATCAGCACGATAAGAAGTTATCGAAATTCATCCTTCGTCCGAAGCTCTCTCTCGCTTATCAACCTTGTAACAATGTAACTTTAAAATATCAAGGATACGTTTCGGCTTATGCTCCTTCACTATCCGACATGAGCAATGTGTCACAGGATATTGACGTATATCAGCTTAGAAAGGGTAATCCTAACCTAAAGTCTGTAACCTTCGTATCGAATGAGTTGTCCTTAAACTGGGGCACAAAATGGTGCGATCTATCGTTATTCGGAAGGTATAGTTACGATTCCCACCCTATCATGGAAGAGACTTATATTGACAACGGAAAGTTTGTTAGGACAATAGATAACCAAAAGAACTTCCACAGACTACATACCCAAATGGACATAAAGTTGCATCCCTTTGGCGATTGGTTATCGTTACAACTTACGCCATTCTTCAATCGGTACATCAGTAACGGGCATACTTACGCACATACACTCTCGAACTGGGGACTGAATGGAAATCTACTTGTAATGTACAAACAATGGGTATTCACAGCCGAAGTACAGACCAGATACAATGAATTATGGGGTGAAACTCTTACCAAAGGAGAGGCGAATCACGCCATATCAGTAGGTTATAACAAAGACAAATGGGCGTTAAATCTCATCATGGCATCACCTTTCTCTAAGCAATACTCAAATGAAACGGATAATTTATCACGCCTCGCTCCTAACCGACAACTGGCTTTCTCAAAGAGTTTGAGACGAATACTTCTGCTTAACTTCACATTCAATTTGAATTATGGGAAAGGCAAATCAAGTATCAATAAACGTATTTCCAACTCTGATAATGATACTGGTATCATGTATGGAAGATAA
- a CDS encoding HU family DNA-binding protein encodes MKIKLQKKKNPQKRTEEKYYANPVNLGKKNLRDIAHDIAGRSSLTRGDIENVLANFMDCLPHYLRDGFSVQLGEFGTMRLTLSSEGAATEKAFKTETIKPRVTFTPGVELKAALRENSYETVKEESLGAKPAPKAGGSEGSSGPVPE; translated from the coding sequence ATGAAGATTAAACTCCAAAAGAAAAAGAATCCGCAGAAGCGGACAGAAGAAAAGTATTATGCTAATCCTGTAAATCTTGGGAAGAAGAACCTGCGAGATATTGCGCATGACATTGCAGGGCGTTCTTCGCTGACCCGTGGTGATATCGAAAACGTGCTGGCAAACTTTATGGATTGTCTGCCTCATTACCTCCGCGATGGCTTTAGCGTGCAGTTGGGAGAATTTGGCACGATGCGCTTGACACTTTCAAGCGAGGGAGCTGCAACGGAAAAGGCTTTCAAGACGGAGACGATCAAACCACGCGTAACGTTTACGCCAGGTGTAGAACTGAAAGCTGCGCTGCGCGAGAACTCGTATGAGACGGTGAAAGAAGAAAGCCTCGGTGCTAAGCCTGCGCCTAAAGCTGGAGGCAGCGAGGGAAGCTCAGGGCCTGTACCAGAGTAG
- the rseP gene encoding RIP metalloprotease RseP, translating to METFLIRLLQFVLAISLLVLLHEGGHMFFAKLFGVRVEKFFVFFDVGIGKWKGKLFSWKPKKDDTEYGMGWLPLGGYCKISGMIDESFDTDQMKQEPQPWEFRTKPAWQRLLIMIGGVLVNFLLALFIYSMVMFVWGDSYFKVSDMSMGMRFNAEAKALGFKDHDVMLGTDQGAFREYANVNGDFFRQIAQAKRVDVLRNGKKHSITLPGDLDMLSMIKTRPLFAEPFIPAQVDSVLGDTPAAKAGIKAGDLIKSINGKPVETWTDMNYQTGVLSDVLAVKNTHKDSLAVRSVVLTVQHKGAAKLDTLKLMLTPDLKLGVLQSTLASYYKPVQEEYSFFESFPAGIKHGWNVLRGYVGNFRYLASADGAKSIGGFGAIGSLFPPFWDWYMFWSMTAFLSIMLAFMNILPIPALDGGHVVFLLYEMITRRKPSEKFMVRAEYVGITILILLMIFANLNDILRWLHIM from the coding sequence ATGGAAACATTTCTGATCAGATTGCTCCAGTTTGTTCTGGCAATCTCTCTGCTTGTCCTGCTGCATGAAGGCGGACACATGTTCTTTGCGAAGCTTTTCGGCGTTCGCGTTGAAAAGTTCTTCGTATTCTTCGATGTGGGCATCGGTAAGTGGAAAGGTAAACTCTTCAGTTGGAAACCTAAGAAAGACGATACGGAATATGGTATGGGTTGGCTGCCATTGGGTGGCTACTGCAAGATTTCTGGTATGATAGATGAAAGCTTCGATACCGACCAGATGAAGCAGGAACCACAACCATGGGAGTTCCGTACAAAGCCAGCTTGGCAGCGTCTTTTGATTATGATAGGTGGTGTGTTGGTCAACTTTCTCCTCGCTCTCTTCATTTATTCAATGGTGATGTTCGTATGGGGAGACAGCTATTTCAAGGTGTCTGACATGAGTATGGGTATGCGTTTCAATGCAGAGGCTAAGGCTTTAGGTTTCAAAGACCACGATGTAATGTTGGGAACAGATCAAGGCGCATTCCGTGAGTATGCCAATGTGAATGGCGATTTCTTCCGTCAGATAGCACAGGCTAAGCGTGTGGATGTTCTTCGTAATGGTAAGAAACATAGTATTACTCTGCCTGGTGATTTGGATATGCTCTCAATGATTAAGACGCGTCCTTTGTTTGCAGAGCCTTTCATTCCTGCACAGGTGGATAGCGTGTTGGGTGATACACCAGCAGCGAAAGCAGGTATTAAGGCAGGCGACCTCATTAAGTCTATCAATGGAAAGCCAGTTGAGACATGGACAGATATGAATTATCAGACAGGTGTCTTGAGTGATGTCTTGGCAGTGAAGAATACCCATAAGGATTCTCTTGCAGTTCGTTCTGTTGTGCTGACAGTTCAGCATAAGGGCGCAGCAAAACTCGATACATTAAAACTTATGTTGACACCTGATTTGAAGTTGGGTGTTTTACAGTCAACATTGGCAAGTTATTATAAGCCTGTACAGGAGGAATACTCTTTCTTTGAGAGTTTCCCTGCAGGTATAAAGCATGGTTGGAACGTGCTGCGTGGCTATGTTGGTAACTTCCGTTATCTTGCTTCAGCAGATGGTGCTAAGAGTATTGGAGGCTTCGGAGCTATCGGTAGTCTTTTCCCTCCATTCTGGGACTGGTATATGTTCTGGTCTATGACAGCCTTCTTGAGTATCATGCTTGCCTTCATGAACATTCTTCCTATCCCTGCTTTGGATGGTGGTCATGTGGTATTCCTTCTCTATGAGATGATTACTCGTCGTAAACCGTCAGAGAAATTCATGGTACGTGCGGAGTATGTAGGTATAACCATCCTAATCCTCCTTATGATATTTGCCAACCTTAACGATATTCTTCGTTGGTTGCATATTATGTAA
- a CDS encoding 1-deoxy-D-xylulose-5-phosphate reductoisomerase: MKEQICILGSTGSIGTQALDVISQHSDLYEAYALTANHRWKELAEQARRFNPAAVVIADEAYYEPLKQELADMPDIKVYAGSKALEDIVESPSIDMVLTAMVGYSGLAPTIHAIKAKKKICLANKETLVVAGELILQLAQQYHVPILPVDSEHSAIFQSLVGEDANEIEKILLTCSGGPFRTFTHEQLKHVTAADALKHPTWDMGAKITIDSASLMNKGFEVIEAKWLFGVPADKIQVLVHPQSIVHSAVQFCDGGVKAQLGVPDMRLPIQYAFSFPQRLPLAGDRLDFFRQPLEFFEPDVEKFKCLAMAYEAINKGGNMPCIVNAANEIVNEGFRKGACSFLAMGDIIEKAMQTVAFDSNPDYDVYVQADAEARRVALEIMNNK; the protein is encoded by the coding sequence ATGAAAGAACAAATCTGTATATTAGGTTCAACAGGAAGCATTGGTACGCAAGCCCTTGATGTTATCAGTCAGCATTCAGACCTCTATGAGGCTTATGCACTCACTGCTAATCATCGTTGGAAGGAACTTGCTGAGCAGGCTCGTCGCTTTAATCCTGCTGCGGTTGTCATTGCTGATGAGGCTTACTACGAACCTTTGAAGCAAGAACTGGCTGATATGCCTGATATAAAGGTGTATGCTGGTAGTAAAGCCTTAGAAGACATCGTTGAGTCACCATCAATAGATATGGTACTCACTGCGATGGTTGGCTATTCGGGTCTTGCTCCAACAATCCACGCTATCAAAGCAAAGAAGAAGATATGTTTGGCGAATAAGGAGACACTTGTCGTAGCTGGCGAGTTGATTCTTCAGTTGGCTCAACAGTATCACGTGCCTATCTTGCCTGTAGACAGTGAGCATAGCGCTATCTTCCAGAGCTTAGTTGGTGAAGATGCGAATGAGATTGAGAAGATTCTTCTCACCTGTTCTGGTGGACCATTCCGTACCTTTACCCATGAACAGTTGAAGCATGTCACTGCAGCTGATGCTCTCAAGCATCCTACATGGGATATGGGTGCAAAGATTACTATCGATTCCGCGTCTTTGATGAACAAGGGTTTTGAAGTGATAGAAGCTAAGTGGCTCTTTGGTGTGCCTGCTGATAAGATACAAGTGTTGGTTCATCCTCAGTCTATTGTTCACAGTGCGGTACAGTTCTGTGATGGTGGTGTAAAGGCACAGTTAGGTGTTCCAGATATGAGATTACCTATCCAATATGCTTTTTCTTTTCCACAACGTCTACCGTTAGCTGGTGATAGGTTAGACTTCTTCCGTCAACCATTGGAATTCTTTGAACCTGATGTTGAGAAGTTTAAGTGTTTAGCCATGGCATACGAAGCTATCAATAAGGGTGGCAATATGCCTTGTATTGTCAATGCAGCCAACGAAATAGTCAATGAAGGCTTCCGTAAGGGTGCTTGTAGTTTCTTGGCAATGGGCGACATCATTGAGAAGGCAATGCAAACGGTTGCTTTTGATAGCAATCCAGATTATGATGTATATGTGCAGGCGGATGCTGAGGCACGCCGTGTAGCACTTGAGATTATGAATAATAAATAA
- the rimM gene encoding ribosome maturation factor RimM (Essential for efficient processing of 16S rRNA), producing MIKKEEVYKIGRIGKPHGVHGELQLQFSDDVFDVVDADYLILDIDGILVPFFIEEYRFRSDEIALMKFCDINSDAQARELTGCIVYFPRKLAEEGTDDVSWAQIVSYSLLDEATNNVIGKIVAVDETTVNTLFEVSTPEGEEILIPATDELIVATDIASQTITMRIPAGLLDL from the coding sequence ATGATTAAGAAGGAAGAAGTCTATAAGATTGGGCGCATCGGGAAGCCGCATGGCGTACACGGAGAGTTGCAGTTGCAGTTCTCCGATGACGTTTTTGATGTGGTAGATGCCGATTACCTAATATTGGACATTGACGGAATCCTTGTTCCTTTCTTTATAGAGGAATATCGGTTCCGTTCTGATGAGATAGCCCTGATGAAGTTTTGTGACATCAATAGCGATGCACAAGCACGCGAACTGACCGGATGTATTGTCTATTTCCCACGTAAGTTGGCAGAGGAGGGGACAGATGATGTGTCATGGGCGCAGATTGTCAGTTATTCCTTGTTAGATGAAGCAACGAATAATGTGATTGGCAAGATTGTTGCTGTAGATGAAACAACAGTCAATACGCTCTTTGAGGTGAGTACACCTGAAGGCGAGGAAATACTCATTCCTGCCACTGACGAACTTATCGTTGCGACAGACATAGCGTCACAGACGATTACGATGCGGATTCCAGCAGGACTACTTGACCTCTGA
- the murA gene encoding UDP-N-acetylglucosamine 1-carboxyvinyltransferase: MESFIIEGGHRLSGTIAPQGAKNEALEVICATLLTSEEVIIRNVPDILDVNNLIKLLQDIGVKVKKLAPNEFSFQADEVNLDYLESSDFVKKCSSLRGSVLMIGPLLGRFGKATIAKPGGDKIGRRRLDTHFLGFKNLGAHFGRVEDRDVYEIQADKLVGTYMLLDEASITGTANIIMAAVLAEGTTTIYNAACEPYIQQLCKMLNAMGAKISGIASNLITIEGVKELHSADHRILPDMIEVGSFIGIAAMIGDGVRIKDVSVPNLGLILDTFHRLGVQIIVDNDDLIIPRQDHYVIDSFIDGTIMTISDAPWPGLTPDLISVLLVVATQAQGSVLFHQKMFESRLFFVDKLIDMGAQIILCDPHRAVVVGHDNAKKLRAGRMSSPDIRAGIALLIAALTAQGTSRIDNIVQIDRGYENIEGRLNALGAKIQRAEVC; the protein is encoded by the coding sequence ATGGAATCCTTTATCATAGAAGGTGGACATCGGCTGAGTGGCACGATTGCTCCACAAGGTGCAAAGAATGAAGCCTTGGAGGTGATTTGCGCAACATTATTGACATCAGAAGAGGTTATCATACGTAATGTTCCTGATATCCTCGATGTGAACAATCTTATCAAGCTTTTACAGGATATTGGTGTAAAGGTTAAGAAGCTTGCTCCTAATGAGTTCTCTTTCCAAGCAGACGAGGTAAACCTCGATTATTTAGAGAGTAGCGACTTTGTGAAGAAGTGCTCTTCTCTGCGTGGAAGTGTCTTGATGATTGGTCCATTGTTGGGTCGTTTTGGTAAGGCTACGATAGCTAAGCCAGGTGGTGACAAGATTGGTCGTCGTCGTTTGGATACCCACTTCCTTGGATTCAAGAATCTTGGTGCACACTTTGGGCGTGTTGAAGACCGTGATGTATATGAGATACAGGCTGATAAGCTTGTTGGTACTTATATGCTATTAGACGAGGCGTCTATTACGGGTACTGCTAATATCATTATGGCAGCAGTGTTGGCAGAAGGAACAACAACAATTTACAACGCAGCTTGTGAGCCTTATATCCAGCAACTCTGTAAGATGCTTAATGCAATGGGTGCAAAGATTAGCGGTATTGCCAGTAACTTGATTACTATCGAGGGCGTGAAGGAATTGCATTCTGCTGACCATAGAATCCTGCCTGATATGATTGAGGTAGGCTCTTTCATTGGTATTGCTGCAATGATTGGTGATGGTGTTCGCATTAAGGATGTGTCCGTTCCTAACTTGGGATTGATACTCGACACCTTCCACCGTCTCGGTGTACAGATAATAGTAGATAATGACGACCTCATCATTCCACGTCAGGACCACTATGTGATAGACTCTTTCATTGATGGAACTATCATGACCATTAGCGATGCGCCATGGCCAGGATTGACACCAGATCTTATCTCTGTGCTGCTCGTAGTTGCTACACAGGCACAGGGTAGCGTACTTTTCCACCAGAAGATGTTTGAGAGTCGCTTGTTCTTCGTGGATAAACTCATTGATATGGGTGCACAGATAATCCTCTGTGATCCTCACCGTGCTGTAGTTGTTGGTCACGATAATGCCAAGAAACTTCGTGCGGGTCGTATGTCAAGTCCTGATATTCGTGCGGGTATTGCACTGCTTATCGCAGCACTGACAGCACAGGGAACAAGTCGTATTGATAATATAGTACAAATCGACCGAGGATATGAGAACATCGAAGGACGCCTCAATGCCCTTGGTGCAAAGATTCAGCGAGCAGAGGTTTGTTAG
- a CDS encoding DUF4290 domain-containing protein gives MNIEGLDYNTQRERLILPQYGREIQNMVDYAIGLPTKEERQRCAETIISIMDRMNAQNRGNFDHMEKLWDHLALMANFELDIDYPCDVSEALKIATKPEPMSYPMSNIPVRHYGRLLFEAFEELKTMEPGARRDAFVRSVANQMKRSLMQWGHGTCDDEKIASDLARFTDGKIQLDLDTFKFEKINAREFAQPRNKKKK, from the coding sequence ATGAATATAGAAGGATTAGATTATAACACACAGCGAGAACGACTCATACTGCCACAGTATGGGCGAGAGATACAAAACATGGTGGATTATGCCATTGGGCTTCCTACAAAGGAAGAGCGTCAGCGATGTGCGGAAACCATCATTTCCATTATGGATAGGATGAATGCCCAGAATCGTGGTAACTTTGATCACATGGAAAAGCTCTGGGATCATTTGGCATTGATGGCTAACTTTGAGTTGGATATTGACTATCCTTGCGATGTGTCAGAGGCTTTGAAGATAGCTACTAAGCCAGAACCAATGAGCTATCCCATGTCAAATATTCCAGTAAGGCATTATGGGCGATTACTCTTTGAGGCTTTTGAGGAATTGAAAACAATGGAGCCTGGAGCACGTCGTGATGCATTCGTGCGTTCGGTTGCTAATCAGATGAAACGTAGTCTGATGCAGTGGGGACATGGTACTTGTGATGATGAGAAGATAGCATCTGACCTTGCCCGCTTTACAGACGGTAAGATTCAGTTGGACCTTGATACATTCAAGTTTGAGAAAATTAATGCGAGAGAGTTTGCTCAGCCTCGTAATAAGAAGAAAAAGTAA
- the tsaB gene encoding tRNA (adenosine(37)-N6)-threonylcarbamoyltransferase complex dimerization subunit type 1 TsaB: MSCILNIDTSTNVCSVAVSQDGTCIFDKQDTLDPKHREKLGTFVDEALAFIDNNNLPLDAVAVSSGPGSYTGLRVGVSMAKGICYGRGVKLLAVPTLELLAVPVLLHHEEIEENALLIPMIDARRMEVYSAVYNRALKEVRGIQADVVDENTYKEYLDRGSVYFFGNGAEKCMEIINHPNAHLIKGIDALAKNMFPLAEKRIAQEKFEDVAYFVPFYLKDFVAKQAKPLL, encoded by the coding sequence ATGTCTTGTATATTAAATATTGATACGAGTACAAATGTGTGCTCTGTTGCAGTAAGTCAGGATGGAACTTGTATTTTCGATAAGCAAGATACGCTCGATCCTAAGCATAGAGAAAAGTTAGGAACATTTGTAGATGAGGCACTTGCCTTCATTGATAATAATAACTTGCCATTGGATGCAGTGGCAGTTAGTAGTGGTCCGGGTTCATATACTGGTCTGCGTGTCGGTGTTTCCATGGCAAAGGGAATCTGCTATGGTCGTGGAGTAAAGTTGTTGGCAGTGCCAACCTTGGAACTGTTAGCTGTACCAGTATTGCTTCATCATGAAGAGATTGAGGAAAATGCTCTTCTCATTCCAATGATTGATGCGCGCCGTATGGAAGTTTATTCTGCTGTGTATAATCGTGCTTTGAAAGAAGTACGTGGCATCCAGGCAGATGTAGTCGATGAGAATACCTACAAGGAATATCTTGATCGTGGTTCTGTTTACTTCTTTGGTAATGGTGCAGAGAAGTGTATGGAGATTATCAATCATCCTAATGCACACCTAATCAAGGGTATTGATGCTTTGGCTAAGAATATGTTCCCATTGGCAGAGAAGCGTATTGCACAAGAGAAGTTTGAGGATGTTGCTTACTTCGTTCCATTCTATCTTAAAGACTTTGTCGCTAAGCAGGCAAAGCCATTGCTGTAG